One region of Juglans microcarpa x Juglans regia isolate MS1-56 chromosome 7S, Jm3101_v1.0, whole genome shotgun sequence genomic DNA includes:
- the LOC121240698 gene encoding mitogen-activated protein kinase homolog NTF6-like, protein MENESMETEAKGVPTYGGRYLQYNILGNLFEVSAKYVPPIHPVGRGAYGIVCCAINSETKEEVAIKKIGNAFDNRIDAKRTLREIKLLCHMDHENIIKIKDIIRPPEKEKFNDVYIVYELMDTDLNQIIRSSQALTDDHCQYFLYQLLRGLKYIHSANVLHRDLKPSNLLLNANCDLKICDFGLARTTSETDFMTEYVVTRWYRAPELLLNCSEYTAAIDIWSVGCIFLEIIRREPLFPGKDYVQQLGLITELLGSPDDSDLGFLRSDNARKYVKQLPHFPKQPFTNKFPNVSPLAIDLAEKMLVFDPCKRITVEEALNHPFMSSLHEINEEPPCPSPFNFSFEQTSLDEEDIKELIWRESLNFNPDDLLE, encoded by the exons ATGGAGAATGAATCTATGGAGACTGAAGCCAAAGGGGTTCCAACGTACGGAGGCAGATACTTGCAGTACAACATTCTGGGAAACCTCTTTGAGGTCTCCGCCAAATACGTCCCTCCTATACATCCCGTCGGTCGCGGCGCATACGGCATCGTTTG CTGTGCCATAAATTCTGAGACCAAAGAAGAGGTTGCAATCAAGAAAATTGGAAATGCATTCGACAACAGGATTGATGCCAAAAGGACACTTCGAGAGATCAAACTCCTTTGCCACATGGACCATGAGAAT ATTATCAAGATTAAGGACATCATAAGGCCACCAGAGAAGGAAAAGTTTAATGATGTGTATATTGTATATGAATTAATGGATACTGATCTCAATCAGATTATACGATCTAGCCAGGCTTTGACAGATGATCACTGTCAG TATTTTCTGTATCAACTGCTGAGGGGATTGAAGTACATACATTCTGCAAACGTTTTGCACCGAGATTTGAAGCCAAGCAACCTGCTTCTCAATGCGAACTGTGACCTCAAGATTTGTGACTTTGGGCTCGCAAGAACTACCTCAGAGACAgatttcatgacagaatatgTTGTAACTCGATGGTACCGAGCCCCTGAATTGCTACTTAACTGTTCAGAATACACAGCCGCCATTGATATTTGGTCAGTTGGCTGTATTTTTCTGGAGATAATCAGAAGGGAGCCACTATTTCCTGGTAAAGACTATGTTCAGCAGTTAGGGCTTATAACTGAG CTATTAGGTTCACCAGATGATTCAGATCTTGGATTTTTAAGAAGTGATAATGCTCGAAAGTATGTGAAGCAGCTCCCTCATTTTCCAAAGCAACCGTTTACAAATAAGTTTCCGAATGTGTCCCCTCTGGCAATAGATCTTGCAGAGAAAATGCTAGTCTTTGATCCATGCAAACGCATAACTG TTGAGGAAGCACTAAATCACCCATTCATGTCCAGTCTTCATGAGATAAATGAGGAGCCCCCTTGCCCTTCTCCTTTCAACTTTAGTTTTGAGCAGACATCCTTGGACGAGGAAGATATAAAGGAGCTCATATGGAGGGAGTCTCTGAACTTCAATCCAGATGACTTGCTGGAGTAA